Proteins encoded by one window of Salmo trutta chromosome 17, fSalTru1.1, whole genome shotgun sequence:
- the pdp2 gene encoding pyruvate dehydrogenase [acetyl-transferring]-phosphatase 2, mitochondrial, which produces MRSANPISKKKVSLTGLRHSRASSSSLRMSSHVCGSILLRAASSTLSPLSPQWPSLTQRACLSSWGCSGSGVRCRSRATMRFLSTRQDLDFQLSRVQISSILRANEQAVSIPEFDGRGLSVVRKFESNQLAANTPNEDRRSSATCLQTKGMLFGVFDGHGGWACAQAVSERLLYYVAVAMMSQRGLEELEHCMEQSRPVPPILQWYKNHGDYNYRESASLYVEHLRVFWQELLDSEEHGDGMSPPDALYYAFKRLDTDISLEAQVPHSSDLIRSTAIQVAFAGSTACVAHVGTEGIHVANAGDCRAVLGVQEEDGSWSALPLSQDHNAQNEAELERLRAQHPPSERDTVVTDDRLLGILMPLRSFGDVRFKWSLELQQSVLESLESGIELDFLNLYQYTPPNYLSPPYLDVAPQLTYHSLRPQDRFLILGSDGLWDEMSSEEAVRLVGEHLSGIHLQAPVSPTERQLNLGQMQELLWKRRALAMPTLDPNAASHLIRHALGTGQYGELCQERLASMLSLPEDLARMYRDDITATVVYLNSDLVRQHR; this is translated from the exons ATGCGATCCGCCAACCCAATCTCAAAGAAGAAGGTGTCGCTGACAG GTCTGAGGCACAGCAGAGCCTCATCCTCAAGCCTTCGGATGTCTAGCCATGTGTGTGGCAGCATCCTTCTGCGAGCTGCCAGCAGcaccctcagccctctctctccccag TGGCCCAGTCTGACCCAGcgagcctgcctctcctcctggGGCTGCTCTGGGTCTGGTGTTAGGTGTAGGTCTCGGGCCACCATGCGCTTCCTCTCCACCCGTCAGGACCTGGACTTCCAGCTGAGCCGTGTCCAGATCAGCAGCATCCTGCGAGCCAACGAGCAG GCTGTGAGCATCCCTGAGTTTGATGGCCGGGGTCTCAGTGTTGTGAGGAAGTTTGAAAGCAACCAGCTGGCAGCTAACACCCCCAACGAGGACCGCCGCAGCTCAGCCACCTgcctacag actaAGGGCATGCTGTTCGGGGTATTTGATGGTCACGGTGGCTGGGCGTGTGCCCAGGCGGTCAGTGAGCGTCTGCTGTACTACGTGGCGGTGGCCATGATGTCCCAGAGAGGACTGGAGGAGCTGGAACACTGCATGGAGCAGAGCAGGCCTGTCCCTCCCATCTTACAGTGGTACAAAAACCACGGAGACTACAACTACAGAGAGTCAGCCTCGCTCTATGTAGAACACCTCCGGGTCTTCTGGCAGGAGCTTCTGGACAGCGAGGAGCACGGCGACGGAATGAG TCCTCCTGATGCTCTGTATTATGCCTTTAAGCGTCTGGACACAGACATCTCTCTGGAGGCCCAGGTCCCACACTCTAGCGACCTGATAAGGAGTACTGCCATACAG GTGGCGTTTGCTGGCTCCACAGCCTGTGTTGCCCACGTGGGCACTGAGGGGATCCATGTGGCGAATGCAG GTGACTGCCGTGCAGTGCTGGGGGTGCAGGAAGAGGACGGGTCGTGGAGCGCCTTACCCCTGTCCCAGGACCACAACGCACAAAACGAGGCTGAGCTGGAGAGGCTCCGAGCCCAGCACCCCCCCTCGGAGAGGGACACGGTGGTCACTGACGACAGGCTGCTGGGG ATCCTGATGCCTCTGCGTTCGTTTGGAGACGTAAGGTTCAAGTGGAGCCTTGAGCTGCAGCAGAGTGTTCTAGAAAGCCTGGAGTCTGGAATAGAACTGGACTTCCTTAACCTCTACCAGTACACTCCGCCCAACTACCTGAGCCCGCCCTACCTGGACGTGGCGCCGCAGCTGACCTATCACAGCCTCCGACCGCAGGACCGCTTCCTGATCCTGGGCTCTGACGGGCTGTGGGACGAGATGAGCTCTGAGGAGGCGGTACGGCTGGTGGGTGAACACCTGAGTGGGATTCATCTACAG GCTCCAGTCTCCCCCACTGAGAGACAGTTGAACCTGGGCCAGATGCAAGAGCTGCTGTGGAAACGCCGTGCCCTTGCCATGCCCACCCTGGACCCCAATGCTGCCTCACACCTCATCAGACATGCCCTGGGCACCGGGCAGTATGGAGAGCTCTGCCAGGAGAGACTGGCATCTATGTTGTCTCTGCCTGAGGACCTGGCACGCATGTACAGAGACGATATCACAGCAACTGTGGTTTATCTGAACTCTGACCTGGTCAGACAACACAGGTAA